TTCCATGGCTCACATGGACCTGTCGCCGAAGCTAGAAAATCAGAAGAGCACGTGACATTGTGTGACATCATTGAGCTGGAAAACTCCGAAAACCGAAACGACAAACAGAACTTTCGCTTTATGGAGTTATGAAGAAAGACAAAGCCAGACGACGCCTTCCAAGTTTAGGTGATTTCATTTTTCGTTGTTTGGATTTATACAgctatttttttattttttttttttagaatttcTCCTcactgttttcctttttttttcgtcaCTTGCAAGTGCACACTTGAGacggcgatgatgatgacgatggcgatgagTGACGAAAACCCCACGGGAGGTGTACACTTTTTGGGGTGTGGCAGTCAGGTGCCGAGAGATGCATTCAGCACGTAGAACATAGATCAACGCGTTTGCATACAAGGaacatcaaaaaaaaaaaaggaaggtGAGGTGCCAACTGCAATCACGTTAATTAAAAAGGTGCAAATTGTGAAAGGCGCTTGGGGAATCCGAAAGCCAAATGTGCTGACAGCTGTTAATGAACGAGGTAAGTGCCAAAGGAATGGGCCATCATCTCACTGGTTCGCCAGTCACGTGCCCCACTTGGTAATTAAACGTATCATAATTTCTTATGGCAAACAATCTTACTCGTTTTCTTATTTTCCATATGTGGGCCTGCTGCTTTCTGGTCCTCCACCCCCACCGAAGGGAGCATTTTTAGCAAAATTCTCAGACCCAAAGGACTCGTGCATTTTTAcatgcattttaatattaacGCGCCGCGCGAAATGAAAGGCGACGCGGCGCAGACAAAAAGGATTTTTTTCCCTTCAGGATCAGGCACAGTCATACTACCAAAAAGGATGATGCGAAAACAGCGACGacatttgcttttggccatggcTCAGTTTGGTCTGCAATTGCTAAATGCGGCTGTCTACGCCTTCGGGGAAGTTGGGCGGATAAATATGTGGACTGGGCTTACACTGGTTAgtacattaaattaattctCATTCCTGCAGACAATTCACTACAAAAAACATATATctctttaaattatatttacatttgtttgcaatgaaaaataattattttgaatgTACTATGCTAGCTATTGTCAATCGTTTAAGCTTTGGTTAAGTTTAAGAAGGTTTTCTTGGCGGGAAAATCAGTCGTAAAAAATCCTTTTCTAAgtgtacaaaaatgtaaaaaaaaaagtttggttttttttgcgTTTGTAGTGCAATaggaaaatatgaaatttcattttgccGACTGCCGCCGACGCGTTGCATGCAACAATGGCGTCAAAGCAGCGGCAGATATGCACGGACACCAGCGGCAAACGGCCAAGAGGAATACAGATGGGAATTTAAATGGTCGCCCATATGGGACAGCTCtcgaaaaaaaatgcaatagaCATGAAACGGGATGAGCAAAGTGCattaaaatgttgtaaatTCGAATTATGATATTAAATTTTAGTCAAGTGGTCGGCCGGTCGAGGGAGAGCTCTAATGAAAGCCAGATGCCAGCACGATAtggaaacaaataaaatcaaatggaGGGATCGTTAAATAGAAAAGATCGTGATGAAAATCAGTTCAAGCCTGGAGCGCTATAAAAATGATCGAGTACTATCCTCAAGTTTAATACAATGCTTGAGAAATTAACGATGATTGCGAACTTTATTGATCGTTAAGCGGTAATATGAGGTCAAATATAATAAGCCATAGCAATTAAAAGTCTAGGAAATGTTGCAAGCTAGAAAGTACATGTTAATTGAGTGAtcataaaatatgcatttacCTTCTAGGGAGGCTTAAAATATTGCATCTTATGATGTTCTAATAAAAACGCAACAGAATTGATCTCAGGAACAGAACATCAGACTCAGTTTCTGTATGCCTTTGTTATATAAACTTTATTACCCATTTAACATAAGAggtttttatttgaatatccAATAAAGATGGCTTAAAAATAGTTCGAAATAGTTTTACTTTTATATCCTTAACGATGAGGAAATGTTTTTATACTGCTAAAAATCGGGTAGTGGATTCTGAACAACTAAGTCAATTacttcaaaatcatgcctaAGGCTATGCAAATTGGGTAATAACTCAAAAGCTATGCCCACACTGAAAATTGGTTTATGTTTACGATCGCCGATCTCTTTAATTGCAATTCTTGCACTGTTGCGTTCCCTGCTGcgattattttcatttatcgAGCCAATAATATCAAATCATATGGAACTTTTAAAAATCATTGACAGTTTTCGcaacaataatataaaaaaactaaCCAAAATACTTGGACTCAAATTACGTTGATCGtgtattttgtaattaacatttcataAATTTGCCATCGAGATAAGAGAATTTTTCCATTAAgaatcaattaaaatgtaagaaaaaaaatattgctgTCTGTAACTATCGCGATTGAACCACTTTTCACACTAGATATAAGATAAAGTCGCTGGCGCACTCTTCCAAATTGTGTggcaataaaagaaaaatgtgtttttattgaaatagCATAATTCACATGAAAATGCCAATAAATTGTCAGCAGATTATGCGGTTGGCTccattaaaaatgaaataaaaataaatatatatatgtgagcaaataatatagatatacataGTATGGCCTGCGCGATTTAATCGCTGCCACAGCTCGGTTAATGAATTGAATTgagctggcaaaaaaaaacaaaaacccaagTGGGCAGTCGCCAAGTGGGCCGGCACTCGTTGCTCTGTAGGCTTTGCGCTTTTTGATCTACTCTAGATTGGCACTTTTAGCGTAGCGCCATGGATACCAAAGCGCCtgagaaataataataataaaaattatgcaCTTGCCACTGcgcaaataatttgcatagACATACGACTCTATTTCGGTTGCGGTTCGGTTCGCTTTGGTTCGCTTTGCATATCTCTTTCTCTCTGTCCGTTTAATCGCCATCTATGTGGGTTATGCATGGCATCTGGGGGAAATAAGGCAATCGAGCGTGCCAAATGGAATTTTTGTAAgtaattgaaaaatgtatctaattgaaatgcattcGGCAAGGGAATGACAAGTTGGCGTCATCTGGAGGGCACATGCTGAACTGACAGAAAATGTCCTTTAGCGTGAAGGTTGCTGTCTCTGCTAACAGCAAGGATAAGAGTTATACCAGTTGAGCTTTGGTGGTAGGATAATAAATACTCAAGGGAGTTTGAATGCTTCAAGCTTTTTGGTTTCAAGGGACTGCTTCAGATTCGTTAGGAATTTACTGATTAACTTAAAAAAGAGGGCTCTTTTTCTAAGAATATTTTACAGAGGCATTCCTCTTTAAAAACATTTCCCAACTCATGCGAGTAACTATAGAAAATGCTTTAGATTTTCTTGGGTAATCCCACAACTTAAGTTAACCCTGGGAAAATGATCGGAATTCGCCCGACCGAAACTCCCATTGATTTATTGGCATCGAAGTCGAGAGCTTAAGAAGAatgaacaacaaaaagaagcaTTTTAATGTAATATGTTGTAAAGCCAGCACACGAAAATCACCCATACCGACCACATGCTGGTGTCCCAAATGCATTAGGGGAACCCACGAGAAAAGCGGAGCCGcctaaaagaaaataaacaaacatagCAACGCCCGCATTCCAAGGAAAGCGccagccgcagcagctgcatgAAGAACAGCGACTAGTAACAGCAACTACACTGGACGAAATGTTTGAAAATCTGTGAAAAGGAACTCATAAAGCGTGAATATTACatttgtttcaaataatcattttattaatataaatctTTCTGTCTGAATAACTTCTAAAATCTTCATAGTTTCAGCTCAATTCAATTTGCTAGTGAGCTCTTCTTATTTAGCTATTCCttgttatttgttatattttttggggacattttttataaatttaaaatttatacaatttattttccgTGTATCACCAGCAACAACTAGCAGCTTGCAGTCACACACAAGTCAAAGAAATTTGCTGTTAATTCACGTATTAACCTTTTGACATTTGGCAGCATCgccaacgacgacgacgacgacgccgaagtggaaagaaaaagaaaaacaagtcGACAAAATTCCAATATGGGGAGACAGAATCGCCGCAGGGAAAATCTAGGGGCACGTTGGTGGGCGGTTGTGCGGAGGGGGAGCAGGGCTTGGGCACATCTGCCGTGGAAAACTGTGTCAATGTGCCAgctacagcagcaacaacaacagcaactacagtgaaaactttttgccggGGCGTCGGTTTTCCACATTCGAGTGTATTTGTGCGAAGATGTTGGCATGTGGGAGGGCACAAGCTGCGATCGGCGGTCGGTTTGCTGCCACACCAAATGGAAAGCCGCAAAGGTTTCAAATCGGCAAGGAATCGAAGTGCGAGATACCTCTATAAACTTAAGGTAAACATAGCGATTCTCAACtaagttattattttattaaaatattttattaaattacattctttaaaaaaatacttcGGTATTTAGGATTCCTACAAAAGTAGCATGCACCTCTTAGAATGTTGATTAATATTTTGAGAGCTATACTTATtactttataaataaatacagaaTATAATGTATCAATTTTCGGTAATTAATAGTATTCAGCCTTCTTGCCTATCCTATCATATTCCTATACTAGGTAGCACGAAAACTCGTGTCCATGAAGTACGTGTGCTTCAATGACTTTCAATTAAATCAATATTCATCGTTTTGGCTGAGGCAGCCGCTTCGGGCTAAATGGCAATGGGGCGACCAAGGCATCGACTCCAAACTCCGCTCCTTGATTAGAcgcgacaacaacaatagcaacaatatTGCCAAGCAACAACTGGCAACATCGGCTagaaacaacagcaacagcaacaacaaccggcaacagcagcatgggaaaatgtgcaattttggccaaaaataaataagccaaGCTGGACGACGGCAGAGGACGGCGGTGAATCGACCTGACCGACCGTCCCTCGTCTTACATTCGTTGCGCAAAAATTGCTGCCTGTGTCTGAGGATCttacacacaaaaacataattttggTGGAATTTGTTGTTCAAACATTCgttcaatataaaaattattaaaaaaatatattcactCTCAAAAAACACTACGACTAATAAATAGGATATGAGTTtaattcaaacaaaattattttgttctcATCTTGATCTTATCCCAAATTAGTCAAGTTTCTGAGCGGgacattttgattttttttattcactttttcAATAAGCATTAACTTCTCCATGTGTAGTCAGCAATCAAAGGCACACCAGGGAGAGcagaaaaataaacatttgaaCTACTAGCCCAGGCctttcacaaaaaaaaggaggcGGGCGCCAAATCGCGCGCAAATAATTAATGTTTGGCAATAATCGAAGACACCTTCGGAGGCAGTTGCAGCTTTGGCCGCCTGCCAGTTGCCAATTGCCAGTTGCAGGTTGCCAGtttgccatttggccatttgagCAGTGGATTTTGAGCCGCGACAAGTGCAGCCAGCGGGCATGCAAATGAGGCCGCAAGGGAGGCGTCACCTTGCCGGCAAAATATTTTAGCGTATTTTCGTTGTAATTACAGTTTTTGGGCGGAGAGTTATGAGTGAAAAACGGTTGCGAgcaaagtttattttaaagacCCGCTGAGCAGCAATATGTGGCACCACATTAAGATAAACATAActataaaagcataaaaacaTCTACAAaagttatttgcattttaatttaaagaatGGTTTTTTACTTTATTAGTACTTTCagtaaatttttaaaaattaatgaaatattacATTGTATTTGATTATCAGTTATGAATTTTGTTTTACACGATATATAGTTACTTTTATTTTAGTCGACCCAATAAGCAATTCAGCAAGGAAACAAACTGTAGCCAAAGTCAAACCACCAAACCACAATCCAGCAATCAGGTAATAATATTCCACATCATTTGATTTCACTTCCAAATACCGATCCCGAAATGCAAAATTTAGCAAACCACTTTGAATTCCATGTAGATAGGCATCGTCCTTCATTTTCAGAAGAATTCcactttcaaatatttttctaacAAACCGATTAAACAACTGCAAGTAGGGACGTCCAAATGCAGCGGAAGTCTGAAGAGGTTGCTGGTAGAGGATATGTGGAAATTTCCGTAAAATGGGCAGTCTTAGGAATTTCTGCTGATAAAGAGAAAACTCAAGGCGATCAAAATATGCTGAATTAATACAACTTGTGTTTAGATTCATTCGATATAATTCAACGTTTGCCTCTGAAGTGCGAACCATTCTTTTTAGCAAATCCGTACGATCAGGGATAAGTTTTTCATTAGATGTTATATCAAAATCTATCAAGGGCCAAATGCCATCGAATTTGTCGAGATCCTCCCAagaatttatttgtttttcatgaAGCCCTACGGCCGAATTACTCGATAGTTGGGCCAAATAAAGATTGGTAAATATAAATCCTGAAGTTGTTAATATGAGAAATAAGAACAGGCGACGAGTTGTTGGTCGAGTTCCCATATCTCTGCTACCTGAGAGAAACATAACCAATCGAAGAACTTTTAAGAATGCATCGCTTAGGCTTATTTGTCCTCTTGAAAAAATCCTTAAAGCCACGGAGCAGTAAACTAGCATTATTAGCCAGGCTATCCAGGTGTCGAATGAATACGGCCTGATTAAATAAACCCAGTTTGGTAAGGGTCGTGATGTGGGCACTAGTAGACCATTATTTTCCAGATAAAGGATATTGGTCATTGAAAAGCTTTCCATCGGTCTAATTAGGAATGGAAAAAAGTCTATTGTACGATTTGCTAAAAGTTCAAGAGCATCATTTACAGTTACCACATTTATCAACTTAAGGGATCCATTGAAATGGTTTGTAAAATCCACAACCGTTCGAAGCATATATCCAGATAGAATTAATCGATTTTGACGATCTCTAAAAGAGAAGCAACGAGGAGCTCCTCCCATTATAAGACCACTTGTGATGTTGTATCCATTAAAATCCATTTTCTTTTCGGAATAATCATAGAACTCCTTAACACTTTTTAAGCTCAAAATTGTCAAACCTTGATATGGCATAAAGGTGTAGAGTCCTTCCGAGTCCAGCAGCATTACAAGTATATTCACTAAACCTTCATTGAAACATCGCCTGGATATTTGTATAAGTTTGTCATAAGATCCTCCGTTAAAAAATATTAGCACTTGGAGGTGATGATATTCCCATAACCAATTTACAAGATAGTGAAGTCCTCGATCCAGGTGCTCATCTTCCAGATACAAAATGGTAAGGCTGGAACTACTGAAGTTTCCTTGCAGAACCTTCTGATTTTCAGGATTTCTAATCCAAAGAGTGGGTACAGAAGTCCTTTGGGCTGGTTCCAAAATGTCTGCACCATTGCCGAACTCTAAAAACACGTTGAGTTCCGTTTggtaaatattattaagttCCTGAACTGTTTGACCCAAGCGATTTCCTTCAACTAGTAAAAGGCTTTGAAGCGTATTCAGGTAAAGTAACTCCATTGCAATTTCTGTGAAATCCTCTGCTTCGACGTACTTTTATAGGCCGTGTTTGACTACCCCATCATTGTTACATTATTTGATTACAGTATTTTCTTTAATCCATCGCGGAACTTCCAATTTGAATACGTAAAACGAACGAGTCATAAAAATACAAGTCATGATGCTTATGTGCATTGAAGCtttatacaatattttatttattactctGAATATTTATGGCCTCCATTTAGGAGAAATAAAAGATGCGTTCTATACTTTATGTAAGCAGTGCTTATTCATTATATTCTCTTTGGATTGCATTAGTACAGTCATTTTTACGATAATAGATTCTTTGATTGCTATTAATATTCgtataattatacccgttactcgtagagtaaaagggtatactagattcgttgaaaagtatgtaacaggcagaaggaagcgtttccgaccatataaagtatatatattcttgatcaggatcaatagccgagtcgatttggccatgtccgtctgtccgtccgtctgtccgtctgtccgtctgtccgtctgtccgtctgtccgtctgtccgtccgtctgtccgtctgtctgtccgtatgaacgtcgagatctcaggaactacaaaagctagaaagttgagattaagcatacagactccagggacatagacgcagcgcaagtttgtcgaatcatgctgccacgcccactctaacgcccacaaaccgcccaaaactgccacgcccacacttttgaaaaatgttttgatattttttcatttttgtattggtcttgtaaatttctatcgatttgtcaaaaaaagttttgccacgcccactctaacgcccacaaaccgcccaaagctgccacgcccacacttttgaaaaatgttttgatattttttcatttttgtattagtcttctaaatttctatcgatttgccaaaaaactttctgccacgcccactataacgcccacaaaccgcccaaagctgctacgcccacacttttgaaaaatgttttgatattttttcatttttgtattagtcttgtaaatttctaccgatttgccaaaaaactttctgccacgcccactataacgcctacaaaccgccaaaaactgtgtttaagactctccttctcccttccactagctgagtaacgggtatcagatagtcggggaactcgactatagcgttctctcttgttttgtcCTATTGTTCTTGTAAAACATTTGAGACTGAATATTTGAATCTCAATCTTTCCAACAGAAATGCGACAGTGCTGAAACACCACCCCATTCCCAGTAAAATATAggcaaagaaataaaattccTTGTCGAATATTTTGATTTCACGGGATTGGGATATACGAAAACTGATTTCACCACTAGCAATTCCTTCGAGGAAAGAGTCTTCCTGCAACTTAATCCAAATGCCTGATTCATATATGCGCCTAAGGTAATTGTTAAATAATTCCACATACGGTAATCCATGTCGAAGTGCCACAAATACAGGCCGCTGGTCGTACACCTCTTCTAATGTCTTGAAAATGGGCACTCGAAGATACCTTTGCTGAGATAGTTCGAATGCAATGCGATCCTCATAGGCCTCATAGGCATAACTAGTATTTAGGCTCTTGCGATGCTTGAAGACCTCCTCTATTGAGGTTACTAATATAATGCTCTGAAATTccttttgtataatttttaatttggtcATGTTGCGCAGTACTTCAGCGTCAAAACTTTCCACTAGCAATCTACGCTTTTCACGGAATAAATCATCAAAGGTGTTGATTTGACTTTTAAACAAGCCCGTAGTTAAGTAACTTGATAACTGAGCGGTATAGAGATTGGTCAGCATAAATCCAACTATGAAGAGaacaataaaactaataacCTGCTGCGTTCCCATATTAAAGTGCCATATTTTGTTCACTGGTAGCTGAAAGAATAGCTCCAAGACGTCCATAAAAGAACGCGATAGAGAAGAATTTCCCAGCTGTCTATATCTTATCCACCAGATGACGATTGAGGCGTAGACAAAGCTCACCATGATTGTAATCCAAACTGTGCTGCGAAATGGCTTTATAAAGTACAGACTTTTTGGCAAGGGTTCGGCCCAAGGCACCATGATGTAGGTCTTAATGTTGTATAAAATATGACTTCGGTAGAAATAGCTCCATTCCAAGTCATGTATTATCCGGGGCATCATATCTATTTCGCCGTTTATCAGTGCTTTCAAGCCCTCTTTATAAGGTATGGTGTCCACTTCATCAAATATATGCTCCTCTGTGCCATTGTATTTTTCGATGAACTCTTTAACCATCCTGTACATATAACCAGCGTATACCAATTCACCATTACGGTTCCTATATCGAAAACATCGAGGTGTCATCGTTTCCACAGAGGTGCGAACCACCTGTCCTTGTAGGTTTCTCAGTTTTGTCAATTTATAGAATTTTTTCATATCTTCAATTTTATGAATTTCGACTTTCGGATATGGCTTATAGGTGTAAAGCGATCCATTACTTAAATTCAAGGCCAGCACATGAATGAAACCCAGACTTAGAGCTTGTTGAAAATAAGAATGCATGTAGGATTCTACGACAAATAACATGGGTAAGTACTGAAGTCCCCAGAGCAGTTCCTTTACTCCATTTAGAGTTCGATTTCTTGTGGAATCCTTAAAGCACGCAATGATCAAAGAGTGTGAGCTGAATCTACCCAATAGTTTATTTTGCTCTTCAGTACTATTTACTAATAAATTCGGCACTTCCTGACCGATTTGTAGTTCCACGTCATTGCAATCCAAGTAAATATTAAGCTGTAGCCGCTGATCATGATTAAGCTGATGTATTACTTCTCTGGCGGACCAGCTTTTGGATCTCCCACAGAGCAGGATAATATATAAGAAAGTCAGCCAGCGAGGCATGATGCCGTCCTGCCCGAAAAAGGACACTGAATGCCGCGGTAAAGAGACTTGGCGGTTTTAAGGCCTGGTCAAGATGTTTATCGGAAACAATTACATTGCATTGTCAATAAGTTAAAGTTGAAGTGGAAGTCAGAGGCGATGTTGGAGTCGAAGTCCAAGAGCAAGTCGTGCGCGGGTGAGTGCACTGAAAGAATTTCAGTACCTGCTTAGGGTAGAACCAAGATCGActacatataaattattatgtttgggttttatttaattgatgACTTACATTAAAGCTacttgaaattaaattgtatgACTCAATCAGTGCTTTGTGACACTCTTTCTTCCAGTGTACTGCTTATCGCAGCATCTACCAAATTGCCCCTTTGACCACGACCACGTAAACGTAATTGTTTGCGGTCTGGCTTCGGCAGTTCTAACGTGACCAAACAATTGCTAAATGTCATAGATATTGTTAATAAAATTACATGATTGCATAAATGGGCGCTAAACTGGGCGGTGATCTAAGTGAATTATGTCAGCCAGATGGTATGTGCCAGTGAGTGATTCCCATTCAATTTAAACGGTGATAAATgtagtttttttaaattgcaagATGATCACTATACCTAGAAAAACCAATAGTTtctatatattattatatttttttgatacatttttttatttaatgttcAGCAGTTGTATATTGTAATCAAAgtcatattttttaaaaaaagtattataaaaaatgcagACACCTAATTGAAATACTTGTAAAGTACACAAATATTGCACTTATGCGTTAAAATTATTAAGTGTTGACTGACACGCTGCTCTGATTAGTCTCAAATGCTGTCAGTGATTATGGCTTTGTTATTTAAGACGGTTGTCATTGTTATTCTTAAGTTCGCTGCTGCAGtggcttttggccagaaaCTCGTTAGCGTATAAAAGTGATCAGCCAAGGCaggcaaaagcaacaaatgaaccgcattgaaattgaaatcgcTCATAAATTCAGTTGCTAATTGTAAGGAATGGCAGACCTTGGAATTCAAAGAGGCAAAACTCATTTCCAATGGCTACTGCAGAATGCGAAAAGCACAATCCAAATGGGTAAAAATGCcttgcaaaaatgaaaaaaaaaaaaaaattatgaagcTGCATAAACGCCAAACTGGCAAAcagaaataacaataaataaatataaatttcaagCGCAAACATAAAGAGCTATTGACTGTTGACTTTTATGAACAATTAGGCGGCAGCCACTTAAAATGGCCAACATACTTGTGcatatacaatatatttgAATCCCCCAGATGCAGATACGCCAAACAAAAGATACAGAACAGATACTCGCACATATAAGGCCGACTCGCTAATCGCATTGGTGTAATGGTATAATGGCTTCTCTATGGGCCCGGCCCagtaataaaatacaattgaTTAGATCGACAACTGCAGTCTTTGAAATTCTGGGAGGGGGCGTCATCGTGGGGTGGCACTTGGATTGGATGGAGCACGAGGGAGTCAGGGCATTTGGACTTTAATTAATGCATTCAAAGCATTTATGTAAATGGCGGGAAATAATTTATCACCCATTCAAGACAGCGACAACGAACGGCAACAACGACCAATCAAATGTGGCATCCATGCATTGCAATACAGTAAAGAAACCTACCTTTCAATGGATTCAATGCCTAGTAAATATACCAACTTTAAAACGCCTATAAGTAAATTTAATCATAGTGAACAATGAATATGTTAGCAAACTGAAAACCtgtacaaatttaattaatttaataaactacaaat
This portion of the Drosophila santomea strain STO CAGO 1482 chromosome 3L, Prin_Dsan_1.1, whole genome shotgun sequence genome encodes:
- the LOC120447700 gene encoding uncharacterized protein LOC120447700, which produces MELLYLNTLQSLLLVEGNRLGQTVQELNNIYQTELNVFLEFGNGADILEPAQRTSVPTLWIRNPENQKVLQGNFSSSSLTILYLEDEHLDRGLHYLVNWLWEYHHLQVLIFFNGGSYDKLIQISRRCFNEGLVNILVMLLDSEGLYTFMPYQGLTILSLKSVKEFYDYSEKKMDFNGYNITSGLIMGGAPRCFSFRDRQNRLILSGYMLRTVVDFTNHFNGSLKLINVVTVNDALELLANRTIDFFPFLIRPMESFSMTNILYLENNGLLVPTSRPLPNWVYLIRPYSFDTWIAWLIMLVYCSVALRIFSRGQISLSDAFLKVLRLVMFLSGSRDMGTRPTTRRLFLFLILTTSGFIFTNLYLAQLSSNSAVGLHEKQINSWEDLDKFDGIWPLIDFDITSNEKLIPDRTDLLKRMVRTSEANVELYRMNLNTSCINSAYFDRLEFSLYQQKFLRLPILRKFPHILYQQPLQTSAAFGRPYLQLFNRFVRKIFESGILLKMKDDAYLHGIQSGLLNFAFRDRYLEVKSNDVEYYYLIAGLWFGGLTLATVCFLAELLIGSTKIKVTIYRVKQNS
- the LOC120447701 gene encoding uncharacterized protein LOC120447701, producing the protein MPRWLTFLYIILLCGRSKSWSAREVIHQLNHDQRLQLNIYLDCNDVELQIGQEVPNLLVNSTEEQNKLLGRFSSHSLIIACFKDSTRNRTLNGVKELLWGLQYLPMLFVVESYMHSYFQQALSLGFIHVLALNLSNGSLYTYKPYPKVEIHKIEDMKKFYKLTKLRNLQGQVVRTSVETMTPRCFRYRNRNGELVYAGYMYRMVKEFIEKYNGTEEHIFDEVDTIPYKEGLKALINGEIDMMPRIIHDLEWSYFYRSHILYNIKTYIMVPWAEPLPKSLYFIKPFRSTVWITIMVSFVYASIVIWWIRYRQLGNSSLSRSFMDVLELFFQLPVNKIWHFNMGTQQVISFIVLFIVGFMLTNLYTAQLSSYLTTGLFKSQINTFDDLFREKRRLLVESFDAEVLRNMTKLKIIQKEFQSIILVTSIEEVFKHRKSLNTSYAYEAYEDRIAFELSQQRYLRVPIFKTLEEVYDQRPVFVALRHGLPYVELFNNYLRRIYESGIWIKLQEDSFLEGIASGEISFRISQSREIKIFDKEFYFFAYILLGMGWCFSTVAFLLERLRFKYSVSNVLQEQ